From Rhodovibrio salinarum DSM 9154:
ACCTCGACTCGGTGGACGCGCCGGCCGGCACGCTGCCGGTCGTGCTTGGAGCCGGCTGGCCCGGCATCCTGCTGCACGAGGCGATCGGCCACGGCCTGGAAGGCGACTTTAACCGCAAGAAGACGTCTGCCTTCGCCGGCCTGATGGGCGAACGGATCGCGTCGCCCGGCGTGACGGTGGTCGATGACGGCACGCTGCCCGACCGGCGCGGCTCGCTCTCGGTCGATGACGAGGGCACGCCCAGCAACCGCACCACCCTGATCGAGGACGGCAAGCTGGTCGGCTACATGCAGGACCGGCAGAACGCTCGGCTGATGGGCCATACCCCGACCGGCAACGGCCGCCGGCAGTCCTACGCGCACGCGCCGATGCCGCGCATGACCAACACCGTGATGGAGAACGGCGACCGCGATCCGGGCGAGATCATCTCCTCGGTCAAGAAGGGAATCTACGCCACCTCGTTCGGCGGCGGTCAGGTCGACATCACCAGCGGCAAGTTCGTGTTCTCCTGCACCGAGGCTTACCTGATCGAGGACGGCAAGATCGGCGCGCCGGTCAAGGGCGCGACCCTGATCGGCAACGGCCCGGACGTGCTGACCAAGGTGTCGATGGTCGGCAACGACATGAAGCTCGACACCGGCATCGGCATGTGCGGCAAGGAGGGCCAGGGCGTGCCCGTGGGCGTCGGCCAGCCGACCTTGAAGGTCGACGAGATCACCGTCGGCGGCACGGCGGCCTAAACAGCCGCCGCCGGGCCCTTCCAGCAGCAAGCGCGCGACACCCACCGCTCACACGCCGACCGCGTGGCGCACACACGATTAACGCGGTAGCAACGCAAACGATTCATGCCCGCTTAGCGGTTTTTCACCTATACTCTGGTTGAGCGTTTCGACACCCATCGAAACTGCTCGTCCGACTGCCCGACTTGGCCGGCCGACGGTACCCCCCTTCCGTCTGGCCGGCCTTTTTATCTGTGCCGGGGATCGATAGAGGCGACCGCCGACAGGCGCGTTGACGGATGTCAAAACCCCGGCCGTCGCGCGCGCACATCGCCTCGATCACGTTGGCCAGACAACGCGACCTTCCATATAGCGGCCTTATCTCAGGGCTCACGGCCCTATTGCTGGCGCCTGCTCAGTACGAATAGCGCCGATAGATCGGATCGACCGACTGGTTCCACTTGCCATGGTAGTGGCGGAGCTTCTCTTCCGCCCAGGTCTCACCGGAGTCCACGATCCGCTTGAGCGGGGTCAGGAACTGACGC
This genomic window contains:
- the tldD gene encoding metalloprotease TldD translates to MSHLATTDTLFFERAGLDKHRTEKLVDNALTGADDGELFLEYTQSESLAFDDGRLKSASYDTMQGFGLRSVAGEAAGYAHSNELSEDAIKRAAGTVGAVHQGRSGVIAQPPIGTNRVLYGDDNPLNDVAFEAKVKLLSEIDAYARAKDSRVKQVSASLTGSWQAVRIVRADGHHVADVRPLVRLNVQVVCGEGDRMESGMHGAGGRTGYEIYMQPDHWQAAVDEALRQALVNLDSVDAPAGTLPVVLGAGWPGILLHEAIGHGLEGDFNRKKTSAFAGLMGERIASPGVTVVDDGTLPDRRGSLSVDDEGTPSNRTTLIEDGKLVGYMQDRQNARLMGHTPTGNGRRQSYAHAPMPRMTNTVMENGDRDPGEIISSVKKGIYATSFGGGQVDITSGKFVFSCTEAYLIEDGKIGAPVKGATLIGNGPDVLTKVSMVGNDMKLDTGIGMCGKEGQGVPVGVGQPTLKVDEITVGGTAA